A single region of the Streptomyces virginiae genome encodes:
- a CDS encoding nuclear transport factor 2 family protein, translating to MTSTDITRAIDDLLFTPGLDLTEAIDRHFTPDYRQRTNGVWSDRASFTQHMTRLRSLIRSGHIEVHDELRDGTRYADRHTVTLVHEDGHTSRTEVYLFALLAADGRFRRVEETTLLVTGHADDGNLGLVK from the coding sequence ATGACATCGACCGACATCACCCGAGCCATCGACGATCTGCTGTTCACCCCCGGCCTCGACCTCACCGAAGCCATCGACCGGCACTTCACCCCTGACTACCGCCAGCGCACCAACGGCGTGTGGAGCGACCGCGCGTCCTTCACCCAGCACATGACACGCCTGCGTTCCTTGATCCGCAGCGGGCACATCGAGGTCCACGACGAACTCCGTGACGGGACGCGCTACGCCGACCGCCACACCGTCACCCTCGTCCACGAGGACGGCCACACCTCCCGTACCGAGGTCTACCTCTTCGCCCTGCTGGCCGCCGACGGCCGCTTCCGGCGCGTCGAGGAGACCACGCTCCTGGTCACCGGGCACGCCGATGACGGGAACCTCGGCCTCGTCAAGTGA
- a CDS encoding AAA family ATPase has product MVSVGERLSRARVQAFVGRGEELERFGEALAGDPQAPFAFYVYGPGGIGKSTLLRRLADHARAAGRLLVELDGRFVSRDPADFEHAAGPFLDVPGTVLFVDSFEHCQWLESWLWHHFLPRAADDTLVVLGGRRAPQPQWAADPAWSRLLHVSELEPFSAEQARSLLVAAQIRPELRDRVLRFAGGNPLALSLAAAAGSEGCGREEIWAPTADVLRTLLAGLIGEVPTASHRRALEVAAQAHSTSEELLAAVLPGEDVHPLFSWLRDLPFMESSLRGLYPHDAARETLAADLRWRAPNAFEAMRRRLADEYLRILREAPEERVWTVTDDLFYLFREGATLARLRSWSREDEVHDRPLHPDDIDVILRMATETEGAASADLVRYWARRQPESFSVYRLVGTGRIVAFTARLVLPYPPDAQDLATDPVVAAAWRYTEDTDPVSPGEHIGVSRFSIYPEQYQVPSRVIDLSSSRAQAEAARARGRAYGFAVFQDAETWAARVKGTLVDTGARPRVGAHTYGLFGVDWRQLPVETWLMRFISATEAPAAPSGPSPVSRTAFDQAVREALAHWRDADAFSACALMRSRLAADFDSPVGELRALLRGAVDELGLDPRGVRAREALTAGYFSGAPTQEAAARRLGLPYGTYRRHLRQGLDLLCEALWQQELHDPR; this is encoded by the coding sequence ATGGTGTCCGTGGGGGAAAGACTGAGCAGGGCGCGCGTACAGGCGTTCGTCGGCCGGGGCGAGGAACTGGAGCGATTCGGCGAGGCGTTGGCGGGTGATCCGCAGGCACCGTTCGCGTTCTACGTGTACGGGCCGGGCGGCATCGGGAAGTCGACGCTGCTGCGGCGGCTGGCGGACCACGCCCGGGCCGCCGGCCGGCTGCTCGTCGAACTCGACGGCCGCTTCGTCAGCCGCGACCCGGCCGATTTCGAGCACGCCGCCGGGCCGTTCCTGGACGTGCCGGGCACGGTCCTGTTCGTGGACTCGTTCGAGCACTGCCAGTGGCTGGAGAGCTGGCTGTGGCACCACTTCCTGCCGCGTGCCGCGGACGACACCCTGGTCGTCCTAGGGGGCCGGCGGGCTCCGCAGCCGCAGTGGGCCGCCGATCCGGCCTGGTCCCGGCTCCTGCACGTGAGCGAGCTGGAGCCGTTCTCCGCGGAGCAGGCCCGGAGCCTGCTGGTGGCGGCGCAGATCCGGCCCGAGCTGCGGGACCGGGTGCTGCGCTTCGCCGGGGGCAACCCGCTCGCGCTGTCGCTGGCGGCCGCCGCCGGGTCGGAGGGCTGCGGCCGGGAGGAGATCTGGGCACCCACGGCAGACGTGCTCCGCACCCTGCTCGCGGGGCTGATCGGGGAGGTGCCCACGGCGTCCCACCGTCGCGCCCTGGAGGTGGCGGCGCAGGCCCACTCGACGTCCGAGGAGCTGCTGGCCGCGGTACTCCCCGGGGAGGACGTGCATCCGCTCTTCTCCTGGCTGCGCGACCTGCCCTTCATGGAGTCCAGCCTGCGGGGGTTGTACCCGCACGACGCGGCGCGCGAGACGCTGGCCGCCGACCTGCGCTGGCGGGCGCCCAACGCCTTCGAGGCGATGCGCCGGCGCCTGGCGGACGAGTACCTGCGCATCCTGCGCGAGGCGCCGGAGGAACGGGTGTGGACCGTCACCGACGATCTCTTCTACCTGTTCCGGGAAGGCGCGACGCTGGCCCGGCTGCGCTCCTGGTCCCGCGAGGACGAGGTCCACGACCGTCCGCTGCACCCGGACGACATCGATGTCATCCTGCGCATGGCCACCGAGACGGAAGGGGCCGCCTCGGCGGACCTGGTCCGCTACTGGGCGCGGCGTCAGCCGGAGTCGTTCAGCGTGTACCGGCTCGTGGGCACGGGCCGGATCGTGGCGTTCACGGCGCGACTGGTCCTGCCGTACCCTCCCGATGCCCAGGACCTGGCCACCGATCCCGTTGTCGCCGCGGCCTGGCGGTACACCGAGGACACCGACCCGGTCAGCCCCGGTGAGCACATCGGCGTCAGCCGTTTCTCGATCTACCCCGAGCAGTACCAGGTGCCCTCCCGGGTCATCGACCTGAGCAGTTCCCGGGCCCAGGCGGAGGCGGCCCGCGCCCGCGGACGCGCGTACGGGTTCGCCGTGTTCCAGGACGCCGAGACGTGGGCAGCGCGGGTCAAGGGCACGCTGGTGGACACGGGGGCGCGGCCGCGGGTCGGCGCTCACACGTACGGGCTGTTCGGCGTCGACTGGCGTCAACTGCCCGTGGAGACATGGCTCATGCGTTTCATATCGGCCACCGAGGCGCCGGCTGCCCCGTCCGGGCCGTCGCCCGTGTCGCGCACCGCGTTCGACCAGGCCGTGCGCGAGGCGCTGGCCCACTGGCGTGACGCGGACGCGTTCTCCGCCTGCGCGCTGATGCGGTCCCGTCTCGCGGCCGACTTCGACAGTCCTGTCGGGGAATTGCGTGCCCTGCTGCGCGGGGCGGTCGACGAACTGGGGCTCGACCCGCGCGGGGTGCGCGCCCGCGAGGCCCTGACGGCCGGCTACTTCTCCGGCGCGCCCACCCAGGAGGCCGCTGCCCGCCGCCTGGGTCTCCCGTACGGCACCTACCGCCGCCATCTGCGCCAGGGCCTGGATCTGCTCTGTGAGGCCTTGTGGCAGCAGGAGTTGCACGACCCGCGGTAG
- a CDS encoding MFS transporter: MNVALTQTGRAPGRAPGPGAVLAALAAAQFTVMLATSIVNVALPQIRAGASLSDGGTTWVVNAYGLAFGALLLAGGRVADLLGRRRVLVGGLALFALASAAAGLTSSSGVLITARAVQGVGAAAIAPAALALVMDRFPPGPGRGRALGVWGAVSGAGAAGGVLLGGVLTQAWGWPWIFHSVALGSAVVLAAVVALVPRDTKAETGRQGELQGATKQGRFDLLGTVTVTLALTSLVWGLTTARGAGWTDARVLGSLGAAAVLLLAFCVIERRRPNALVPPRLLRAGRVAAGNLLMALLGSVWIALFFFLPLYQQQVLGSGPLLTGVGQLPLAVAHMIGSALAPRIARVVGATATVTAALLTEAAGLLWLSWMRPDGTYLVDVLGPSILIGLGLSIAFVQLTALAVDGVPREDAGLAGGLVNTTRQVGGAIGLATLATLAGSVTAHASTDRPPLDALTAGYQTAFTVSAAVLAATALLALFLTRRPGARTATGTTARPAGADPGTSPLPPVPLDR; this comes from the coding sequence ATGAACGTTGCACTCACTCAGACGGGCCGGGCACCAGGCCGGGCCCCCGGGCCGGGAGCGGTGCTGGCCGCGCTCGCCGCGGCCCAGTTCACCGTCATGCTCGCCACCTCGATCGTCAATGTGGCGCTGCCGCAGATCCGCGCGGGGGCGAGCCTCTCGGACGGCGGGACCACCTGGGTGGTCAACGCCTACGGCCTGGCGTTCGGGGCACTGCTCCTGGCGGGCGGCCGGGTGGCCGATCTCCTGGGCCGCCGCCGGGTGCTGGTCGGCGGGCTCGCCCTGTTCGCACTGGCTTCGGCGGCGGCCGGACTGACCAGCTCCTCCGGCGTGCTGATCACCGCCCGGGCGGTGCAGGGTGTGGGCGCCGCCGCGATCGCCCCGGCCGCGCTCGCCCTGGTGATGGACCGGTTCCCGCCCGGTCCGGGGCGCGGTAGGGCGCTGGGCGTGTGGGGTGCGGTCTCCGGCGCGGGAGCGGCCGGCGGAGTGCTGCTGGGCGGTGTGCTCACCCAGGCGTGGGGCTGGCCCTGGATCTTCCACTCGGTGGCTCTCGGATCGGCGGTGGTACTGGCCGCCGTGGTCGCGCTGGTACCACGGGACACCAAAGCGGAGACCGGACGGCAGGGCGAACTGCAGGGCGCGACGAAACAAGGCCGGTTCGACCTGCTGGGCACCGTCACCGTCACGCTCGCCCTGACCTCCCTGGTGTGGGGGCTGACCACGGCACGCGGCGCCGGCTGGACCGACGCCCGGGTGCTGGGCTCCCTCGGCGCCGCCGCCGTGCTGCTCCTGGCCTTCTGCGTGATCGAGCGCCGCCGGCCGAACGCGCTCGTACCGCCGCGGCTGCTCCGCGCCGGCCGGGTCGCCGCGGGCAATCTGCTGATGGCGCTGCTGGGGTCCGTATGGATCGCCTTGTTCTTCTTCCTGCCGCTCTACCAGCAACAGGTGCTCGGGTCCGGCCCCTTGCTCACCGGGGTGGGACAACTCCCGCTCGCCGTGGCCCATATGATCGGCTCCGCTCTCGCTCCGCGGATCGCCCGAGTCGTCGGAGCCACCGCGACCGTCACTGCGGCGCTGCTGACCGAGGCCGCCGGTCTGTTGTGGCTGTCATGGATGCGGCCGGACGGGACCTACCTCGTCGATGTCCTCGGGCCGAGCATCCTGATCGGCCTGGGCCTGAGCATCGCCTTCGTCCAGCTGACCGCGCTCGCGGTGGACGGCGTACCGCGTGAGGACGCGGGTCTCGCCGGCGGACTGGTGAACACCACCCGACAGGTCGGCGGCGCCATCGGCCTAGCCACGCTCGCCACCCTGGCCGGCTCCGTCACCGCCCACGCGTCCACCGACCGGCCGCCTCTGGACGCCCTCACCGCCGGCTACCAGACGGCCTTCACCGTCTCCGCCGCCGTCCTGGCCGCCACCGCGCTCCTCGCCCTGTTCCTGACCCGCCGTCCCGGCGCGCGTACGGCGACCGGCACCACCGCCCGACCGGCCGGCGCCGACCCGGGAACCTCTCCGCTCCCACCGGTCCCGCTGGACCGATGA
- a CDS encoding SRPBCC family protein: MVTIDETAPVIVRLSTVIDAPLSTVWALHTDVAAWPTWNTDIDRSAVDGPLLTGRSFRWLTHGLDITSTVRELVPGKRIVWGGTVEGIVGVHVWAFEQSDAGVVVHTEESWSGEPVDAEVDELGKALHDSLEGWLSHLKNRAEQPV; encoded by the coding sequence ATGGTCACCATCGACGAAACCGCCCCCGTGATCGTCCGCCTGAGCACCGTGATCGACGCCCCGCTCTCGACCGTGTGGGCGCTGCACACCGATGTCGCGGCCTGGCCGACCTGGAACACGGACATCGACCGGTCGGCGGTCGACGGACCGCTTCTTACCGGCCGTTCCTTCCGCTGGCTCACCCACGGCCTGGACATCACCTCCACCGTGCGCGAGCTGGTCCCGGGGAAGCGGATCGTGTGGGGCGGGACCGTCGAGGGCATCGTCGGCGTCCACGTATGGGCCTTCGAGCAGTCCGACGCCGGTGTCGTCGTCCACACCGAGGAGTCCTGGAGCGGAGAACCCGTCGACGCCGAGGTCGACGAACTCGGCAAGGCTCTCCACGACTCCCTCGAAGGCTGGCTCTCCCACCTCAAGAACCGTGCGGAACAGCCCGTCTGA